The following proteins are encoded in a genomic region of Poecilia reticulata strain Guanapo linkage group LG11, Guppy_female_1.0+MT, whole genome shotgun sequence:
- the fbxl2 gene encoding F-box/LRR-repeat protein 2 translates to MNGITKSRFEVFSNSDEAPINKKLPKELLLRIFSYLDVVTLCRCAQVSKAWNVLALDGSNWQKIDLFNFQTDIEGRVVENISKRCGGFLRQLSLRGCLSVGDASMKTFAQNCRNIEVLNLNGCTKITDSTCLSLSKFCSKLKQLDLTSCVSVTNHSLKALSDGCRMLEMLNLSWCDQITRDGIEALARGCTGLRSLFLRGCTQLDDGALKHLQKHCPELTTINMQSCTQITDEGLVSLCRGCHKLQILCISGCSNVTDASLTALGLNCPQLKILEAARCSLVTDVGFTVLARNCHELEKMDLEECILVTDNTLVQLSIHCPRLQALSLSHCELITDDGIRALSNSTCGQERLTVVELDNCPLITDVTLEHLKSCHRLERIELYDCQQVTRAGIKRIRAQLPDIKVHAYFAPVTPPPSVHGGGQRLCRCCIIL, encoded by the exons ATGAACGGTATCACCAAGAGCCGGTTCGAG GTGTTCTCAAACAGCGATGAAGCGCCAATTAACAAGAAGCTCCCCAAAGAGCTTCTTCTCAG aatattttcctATTTAGACGTGGTTACACTCTGCAGATGTGCACAGGTGTCAAAG GCGTGGAACGTCCTGGCTCTAGATGGCAGCAACTGGCAGAAGATCGACTTGTTCAACTTCCAGACTGACATAGAA GGCCGGGTGGTAGAAAACATTTCGAAGCGTTGTGGAGGCTTCCTGAGGCAGCTTAGCCTCAGGGGCTGCCTGAGCGTTGGAGATGCTTCTATGAA GACATTTGCTCAGAACTGTAGAAACATTGAAGTACTGAACCTGAACGGCTGCACCAAGATCACAGACAGCACCTGCCTCAGCCTCAGCAAGTTTTGCTCCAAGCTCAAACAGTTGGATCTCACCTCCTGCGTCTCCGTCACCAACCACTCCCTCAAGGCCCTGAG CGACGGCTGCAGAATGCTGGAGATGTTGAATCTGTCATGGTGTGACCAGATCACGCGTGATGGCATTGAGGCCCTGGCTAGAGGTTGCACTGGTTTACGATCACTTTTCCTCAGAGGCTGCACACag CTGGACGACGGCGCACTGAAGCACCTACAGAAGCACTGCCCTGAACTGACCACCATCAATATGCAGTCCTGCACA CAAATAACAGATGAAGGCCTGGTCAGTTTGTGTCGGGGATGCCACAAGTTGCAGATCCTCTGCATATCTGGCTGCAGTAATGTCACTGACGCCTCTCTGACTGCACTGGGACTTAATTGTCCTCAACTCAA AATCCTCGAGGCTGCGCGATGTTCGCTTGTTACTGATGTGGGGTTCACGGTTCTTGCACGG aactGTCATGAGCTTGAAAAAATGGACTTAGAAGAATGTATTCTG GTGACCGATAACACCTTGGTTCAGCTGTCGATCCACTGCCCACGGCTGCAAGCATTG TCCCTGTCCCACTGCGAGCTGATCACCGATGATGGCATCAGAGCTCTCAGCAACAGCACCTGTGGCCAGGAGCGCCTCACGGTGGTGGAGCTGGACAACTGTCCCCTCATCACTGACGTGACCCTGGAGCACCTCAAGAGCTGCCACCGTCTGGAACGGATCGAACTCTACGACTGCCAGCAAGTCACCAGGGCTGGCATCAAGCGCATCAGG GCCCAGCTTCCGGATATCAAAGTGCACGCATACTTTGCCCCAGTAACGCCTCCCCCCTCTGTGCATGGAGGGGGCCAGCGTCTGTGCCGTTGCTGCATCATCCTCTGA